The Orenia metallireducens genomic interval CTGAAAAATTAGGATGTAGATACTTAGTTTCAATCTCTGCTTTTTCCATTGGGAAGCTATGGTGTCCCCCTTGAAAATGATCATGGCTTAAGATAGACCCTCCAACTAAAGGTAAATCAGCATTAGATCCTAAAAAATAATGAGGTATTTGTTCTACAAAATCTAATAAATTAATAAAGGTATCTCTATCTATACACATTGGTTCATGCTTGGCAGAAAAGACGATAGAATGTTCATTATAATAAACATAAGGTGAATATTGTAAGAACCATTGCTGATTATTTAGATTGATTGGAATCACCCGATGATTCTGGCGAGCAGGGTGATTTACTCTACCTGGGTAACCTACATTTTCAAAGCATAAAAAACACTTAGGATAACTGCTTTGTTGCATCTTCTTAGCAGCAGCAATCGCCTTAGGATCTTTCTCTGGTTTGGATAAGTTAATAGTTATCTCTAGATCACCATAATTAGTTTCAGCAAGCCAATGCATATTCTTAGCTATTCTATCTTTACGGATATAATTAGAGTCTTGAGATAAAGCATAAAAATAGTCAGTAGCATCTTTTATATTATCTTCTGCTCTAGTCCAAAAATTACTGACTACCTCTGATTGCCTAGGCATTAATAGTCCCATAATTTTGGTATCAAATAGATCTCGATAAGTTATCGTATCAGCCTCTAACAAGCCTTCTTTAGCAGCATAATCAACTAACTTATTTAAGATGGATTGAGGTGAATCTTCTACTTTATAGTCTAATTTTTGAGGGTAGGGTTCGCTTAGTTGTAATAAGTCCATAATAGCATTACGGGTAGGAACAAGGTCCCATTTATTAAGTAATCCTTTTTCTAAACCATAGCTGAGTAGTTTTTCTATTTCCAAAGCAATATGATTAGTCATCTTAAAACCTCCTTTTTATAATTGAGGATTGAGAGTTGAGAATCAAGGTCGAATGCTTAGATCTCATCCTATTACTTATTTTTTAAAGCCATTTGGATGATTCTTATGCCACTTCCAAGCAGTCTCAATAATCGTCTTTAAATCTCCATACTGAGGATTCCAGCCTAATTCTCTCTTAATCCTATTAG includes:
- the galT gene encoding UDP-glucose--hexose-1-phosphate uridylyltransferase; the encoded protein is MTNHIALEIEKLLSYGLEKGLLNKWDLVPTRNAIMDLLQLSEPYPQKLDYKVEDSPQSILNKLVDYAAKEGLLEADTITYRDLFDTKIMGLLMPRQSEVVSNFWTRAEDNIKDATDYFYALSQDSNYIRKDRIAKNMHWLAETNYGDLEITINLSKPEKDPKAIAAAKKMQQSSYPKCFLCFENVGYPGRVNHPARQNHRVIPINLNNQQWFLQYSPYVYYNEHSIVFSAKHEPMCIDRDTFINLLDFVEQIPHYFLGSNADLPLVGGSILSHDHFQGGHHSFPMEKAEIETKYLHPNFSEVEAGIVNWPMSVIRLQSKDKKQIIELADLILSNWREYSDLSREIQAFSKKNGEKIPHNTITPIARNQKGIFELDLVLRNNRTSLDYPAGIFHPHQELHHIKKENIGLIEVMGLAVLPGRLKYELGQLEEYLTGEEIYNQKSILDTDIAKHAKWIEELLLKYGSKLSKEEAKKVLQKEIGIKFAKVLEHAGVFKQDQKGKEGFDQFLTMVGFKKNN